One genomic window of Polaromonas sp. SP1 includes the following:
- the dnaN gene encoding DNA polymerase III subunit beta — MIVLKATQDKVLSVLQSVAGIVERRHTLPILANVLIRKTGSQVQLTTSDLEIQIRTTAELDGDAGNFTTTVGARKLIDILRSMPSDQTVSLESSQNKLILKGGKSRFTLQTLPAEDFPLVQEAANFGPGFSVPQKVLKELLNQVSFAMAVHDIRYYLNGILFVAEGKQLSLVATDGHRLAFSSATLDVEVPKQEVILPRKTVLEMQRLLSDKEGAIEMQFAGNQAKFSFEGMEFVTKLVEGKFPDYNRVIPKNHKNIITLGRVPLLASLQRTAILTSEKFKGVRLNIEPGTLRVASNNAEQEEAVDELDIDYGGDAIEIGFNVTYLIDALANMDQDMVKIELADSNSSALLTIPDDAAFKYVVMPMRI, encoded by the coding sequence ATGATCGTTCTGAAAGCAACCCAGGATAAAGTTTTGTCGGTACTGCAATCCGTGGCCGGCATCGTGGAGCGCAGGCACACCTTGCCGATTCTGGCCAACGTGCTGATCCGCAAAACCGGCTCGCAGGTGCAGCTCACCACGAGCGATCTTGAAATCCAGATCCGCACCACCGCCGAGCTCGACGGCGACGCCGGCAACTTCACCACCACGGTGGGCGCCCGCAAACTCATCGACATCCTGCGTTCCATGCCGAGCGACCAGACGGTGTCGCTCGAGTCCTCGCAAAACAAGCTGATCCTCAAGGGCGGCAAAAGCCGCTTCACGCTGCAGACCCTGCCCGCTGAAGACTTCCCCCTGGTCCAGGAAGCCGCCAACTTCGGCCCCGGCTTCTCGGTGCCGCAAAAGGTGCTCAAGGAGCTGCTCAACCAGGTCTCCTTCGCCATGGCGGTGCACGACATCCGCTACTACCTCAACGGCATCCTGTTCGTCGCTGAAGGCAAGCAGCTGAGCCTGGTCGCCACCGACGGCCACCGCCTGGCGTTCTCGTCGGCCACGCTTGACGTCGAAGTGCCCAAGCAGGAAGTGATCCTTCCGCGCAAGACGGTTCTGGAAATGCAGCGCCTCCTCAGCGACAAAGAGGGCGCCATCGAGATGCAATTTGCCGGCAACCAGGCCAAGTTCAGCTTTGAAGGCATGGAATTCGTCACCAAGCTGGTCGAGGGCAAGTTCCCCGATTACAACCGTGTGATTCCCAAGAACCACAAAAACATCATCACCCTGGGCCGCGTGCCCCTGCTGGCCAGCCTGCAGCGCACCGCGATCCTGACCAGCGAGAAGTTCAAGGGCGTGCGCCTGAACATCGAGCCCGGCACCCTGCGTGTGGCCTCCAACAATGCCGAGCAGGAAGAAGCCGTCGATGAGCTCGACATCGATTACGGCGGCGACGCCATCGAAATCGGCTTCAACGTGACTTACCTGATCGACGCGCTGGCCAACATGGACCAGGACATGGTGAAGATCGAACTGGCCGACTCCAACAGTTCTGCGCTGCTGACCATCCCTGACGATGCAGCCTTTAAATACGTGGTGATGCCGATGCGCATTTAA
- the dnaA gene encoding chromosomal replication initiator protein DnaA: MSEASVQHLSQDLWQSCVDHLAQELPEQQFNTWIRPLVVEVAPDLSKVTVLVGNRFKLDWVRAQYAGRISTLLEKVSGQSIPLELALAPREATAKPSSLVRNFEGVGTPEPVGLGVPEEAAGAPFKNRLNSALTFDTLIEGTANRMGRAAALHVSSSLGQLYNPLFIYGGVGLGKTHLMHAIGNKLLSDNPAAKVLYIHAEQFVSDVVKAYQRKTFDEFKERYHSLDLLLIDDVQFFANKDRTQEEFFNAFEALLTKKSHIVMTSDTYPKGLTDIHERLVSRFDSGLTVAIEPPELEMRVAILIRKAEAEGASMPEEVAFFVAKNVRSNVRELEGALRKILAYSRFNLKEISIQLAREALRDLLSIQNRQISVENIQKTVADYYKIKVADMYSKKRPASIARPRQIAMYLAKELTQKSLPEIGELFGGRDHTTVLHAVRKMSAERQQMTELNQQLHVLEQTLKG, encoded by the coding sequence ATGAGCGAGGCCTCCGTCCAACACCTGAGCCAGGATCTATGGCAAAGCTGCGTCGACCACCTGGCCCAGGAACTGCCCGAACAACAGTTCAATACCTGGATCCGTCCCCTGGTGGTTGAGGTCGCGCCCGACCTCTCCAAGGTCACTGTTTTGGTGGGTAATCGCTTCAAGCTGGACTGGGTTCGCGCCCAATATGCCGGCCGGATTTCCACCTTGCTCGAGAAGGTTTCCGGTCAGAGCATACCCCTTGAGTTAGCGCTCGCTCCTCGAGAAGCTACTGCCAAACCGTCATCTCTGGTTAGAAATTTTGAGGGCGTTGGAACACCCGAGCCCGTCGGCCTGGGCGTTCCCGAAGAAGCCGCCGGCGCGCCATTTAAAAACCGGCTCAACAGCGCACTGACTTTCGACACTCTGATTGAAGGCACCGCCAATCGCATGGGCCGGGCCGCCGCGTTACATGTTTCCAGCAGCCTGGGGCAGCTTTACAACCCGCTCTTTATATATGGCGGCGTCGGCCTGGGCAAAACCCACCTGATGCACGCCATCGGCAATAAATTGCTGTCGGACAACCCGGCCGCCAAAGTTCTCTACATCCACGCTGAACAATTTGTTTCAGATGTGGTTAAAGCCTACCAGCGCAAGACTTTTGACGAATTCAAGGAGCGTTATCACTCCCTCGATTTGCTGTTGATCGACGACGTCCAGTTCTTTGCCAACAAGGACCGCACCCAGGAAGAGTTTTTTAACGCTTTTGAGGCCTTGCTGACCAAAAAGTCGCACATTGTGATGACCAGCGACACTTATCCCAAGGGCCTCACGGATATCCACGAACGCCTGGTGTCCCGCTTTGATTCCGGCCTCACAGTCGCCATCGAGCCGCCCGAGCTCGAAATGCGCGTGGCCATCCTGATCCGCAAGGCCGAGGCCGAAGGCGCGTCCATGCCCGAAGAAGTCGCCTTCTTTGTGGCCAAGAACGTCCGCTCCAACGTGCGTGAGCTTGAAGGCGCCCTGCGCAAGATCCTGGCTTACTCCCGCTTCAACCTCAAGGAAATCTCCATCCAGCTGGCCCGGGAGGCCCTGCGCGACCTGCTGTCCATCCAGAACCGCCAGATTTCCGTCGAGAACATCCAGAAGACCGTCGCCGACTATTACAAGATCAAGGTCGCCGACATGTATTCGAAGAAGCGGCCCGCCAGCATTGCCCGGCCGCGGCAGATCGCCATGTACCTGGCCAAGGAACTGACCCAGAAAAGCCTCCCTGAGATCGGTGAGCTCTTTGGCGGCCGTGACCACACCACGGTGCTGCACGCCGTGCGCAAGATGTCTGCAGAGCGCCAGCAGATGACCGAGCTGAACCAGCAGCTGCATGTGCTCGAACAGACGCTGAAAGGCTGA
- the rpmH gene encoding 50S ribosomal protein L34, which yields MKRTYQPSKVKRARTHGFLTRMKTRGGRAVIAARRAKGRKRLAV from the coding sequence ATGAAACGCACATACCAACCCTCCAAAGTCAAACGCGCCCGTACGCACGGCTTCCTCACGCGCATGAAAACGCGCGGCGGCCGCGCAGTGATTGCTGCTCGCCGCGCCAAAGGCCGCAAGCGCCTGGCTGTATAA
- a CDS encoding ribonuclease P protein component: protein MQRLQNRPQFQAVLAGAIVAKTTHFALHRNALDAKPVQAEPGELVDTSRARPLFPIQDVWLGAMVPKRWAKRAVTRNAIKRQIYTVSADFSHQYPKAAYVVRLRRDFSRKEFISATSEQLKQAVRAEVTALMQAGARAS, encoded by the coding sequence GTGCAGCGGCTTCAAAACCGACCACAGTTCCAGGCAGTCCTTGCCGGCGCCATCGTTGCAAAAACAACGCACTTCGCATTGCACCGCAATGCGCTGGACGCAAAGCCCGTGCAAGCCGAACCCGGTGAGCTTGTTGACACTTCCAGGGCCAGGCCGCTCTTCCCCATCCAGGATGTCTGGCTCGGGGCGATGGTCCCCAAGCGCTGGGCCAAACGGGCCGTGACGCGCAACGCCATCAAACGACAAATCTATACCGTGAGCGCTGATTTTTCGCATCAGTATCCAAAGGCCGCTTATGTGGTCCGCTTGCGGCGTGATTTTTCCCGTAAAGAATTCATCAGCGCGACGTCCGAGCAGCTCAAGCAAGCCGTCCGCGCCGAAGTCACGGCGCTGATGCAGGCGGGAGCCAGGGCGTCATGA
- the yidD gene encoding membrane protein insertion efficiency factor YidD — protein sequence MNSLIAGLVRLPQTVLIGLVKGYRLLLSSWLGSACRFEPTCSAYSLEALKLHGAAVGSYLTLHRLARCHPWCEGGHDPVPPAPFSPFSRLVTPVAPTPSKKTPS from the coding sequence ATGAACTCCTTGATCGCCGGCCTTGTCCGCTTGCCGCAAACCGTCTTGATCGGCCTGGTCAAGGGCTATCGCCTGTTGCTCAGCTCCTGGCTGGGCTCCGCCTGCCGGTTTGAGCCCACCTGCTCCGCTTATTCCCTTGAAGCGCTGAAATTGCACGGTGCTGCTGTTGGCAGCTATCTCACCCTGCATCGCCTTGCCCGCTGCCACCCCTGGTGCGAAGGCGGGCATGACCCGGTGCCGCCCGCCCCATTTTCCCCTTTCTCCCGCCTGGTCACCCCTGTGGCCCCTACCCCTTCTAAAAAGACGCCGTCATGA
- the yidC gene encoding membrane protein insertase YidC → MNDIRRTILWVIFGFSMVLLWDQWQVYNGHKATFFPSATQTAKAPAAGAPASAPVAGASSVPAPQSVNATPATPGAVPTGAPAVATAATRERVTVTTDVLALTFDSEGGTLVHSTFSKYKEGASKDQGFVLLDESTNRVYLAQTGLIGSAALPTHKTPMTVVPGDRALKDGQDELQVKFESADVGGVKLVKTYTLKRGAYDIAVRHDIVNTGTAAVTPQLYLQLVRDGNKPPGESSFYSTFTGPAIYTEAKKYQKVEFKDIENNKVDVEKQASNGYVAMVQHYFATAWILPDGLKRDLFFRKVDNNLYAVGMITPLEAIAAGTTKSVESKFFVGPQEEKTLEAIAPGLELVKDYGWLTILAKPLYWLLDKLHGFLHNWGWSIVALVLLLKIAFYWLNAKAYSSMAKMKAINPKIMEMRDRLKDKPQEMQQAMMKIYREEKVNPMGGCFPIMIQIPVFIALYWVLLSSVEMRNAPWVLWIHDLSAPDPFFILPVLMTLTTMLQTALNPAPPDPMQAKLMWFMPLIFSVMFFFFPAGLVLYWITNNILSIAQQWVINTRMGVPPQFNLPKFK, encoded by the coding sequence ATGAACGACATCCGCCGCACCATCTTGTGGGTGATTTTTGGTTTTTCCATGGTCCTTTTGTGGGACCAGTGGCAGGTTTATAACGGCCACAAGGCGACCTTCTTCCCGTCGGCCACGCAGACCGCCAAGGCGCCTGCCGCCGGCGCGCCCGCGTCTGCGCCGGTTGCCGGTGCTTCGTCGGTGCCCGCACCCCAGTCCGTCAATGCAACGCCGGCAACCCCGGGCGCCGTGCCCACGGGCGCTCCTGCCGTTGCGACAGCCGCCACGCGCGAGCGTGTGACGGTCACTACGGATGTGCTCGCACTGACCTTCGACAGCGAAGGCGGCACCCTGGTCCACTCGACGTTCAGCAAATACAAAGAGGGCGCGAGCAAGGACCAGGGCTTTGTGCTGCTGGATGAAAGCACCAACCGCGTTTACCTGGCCCAGACCGGCCTGATCGGCAGCGCAGCCTTGCCGACACACAAGACCCCGATGACCGTGGTTCCGGGCGACCGCGCCTTGAAAGACGGCCAGGACGAGCTCCAGGTCAAGTTTGAGTCGGCCGACGTCGGCGGCGTGAAGCTGGTCAAGACCTATACCCTCAAGCGCGGCGCGTACGACATCGCCGTGCGCCACGACATCGTCAACACCGGCACGGCCGCTGTTACCCCGCAGCTGTACCTGCAGCTGGTGCGTGACGGCAACAAGCCGCCCGGAGAATCCTCTTTCTATTCCACCTTCACCGGCCCGGCCATCTATACCGAAGCCAAGAAGTACCAGAAGGTGGAATTCAAGGACATCGAGAACAACAAGGTCGACGTCGAAAAGCAGGCGAGCAACGGCTACGTCGCCATGGTGCAGCATTACTTTGCAACCGCCTGGATCCTGCCGGACGGCCTCAAGCGCGACCTCTTCTTCCGCAAGGTCGACAACAACCTGTATGCGGTCGGCATGATCACGCCGCTGGAAGCCATCGCGGCCGGCACGACCAAATCGGTGGAATCGAAATTCTTTGTCGGCCCGCAGGAAGAAAAAACCCTCGAAGCCATCGCCCCCGGCCTGGAACTGGTCAAGGACTACGGCTGGCTCACCATCCTGGCCAAGCCCCTGTACTGGCTGCTCGACAAGCTGCACGGCTTCCTGCACAACTGGGGATGGTCCATCGTGGCGCTGGTGCTGCTGCTGAAGATCGCGTTCTACTGGCTCAATGCAAAGGCCTACTCCAGCATGGCCAAGATGAAGGCGATCAACCCCAAGATCATGGAAATGCGCGACCGCCTGAAAGACAAGCCGCAGGAAATGCAGCAGGCGATGATGAAAATCTACCGCGAGGAAAAGGTCAACCCGATGGGCGGCTGTTTCCCCATCATGATCCAGATCCCGGTGTTCATCGCGCTGTACTGGGTGCTGTTGTCCAGCGTCGAAATGCGCAACGCGCCCTGGGTCTTGTGGATCCATGACCTCTCGGCGCCGGACCCCTTCTTTATCCTGCCTGTGTTGATGACGCTGACCACCATGCTGCAAACGGCGCTCAATCCCGCGCCGCCGGATCCGATGCAAGCCAAACTGATGTGGTTCATGCCGCTGATCTTCAGCGTGATGTTCTTCTTCTTCCCGGCCGGCCTGGTGCTGTACTGGATCACCAACAACATCCTGTCCATCGCCCAGCAGTGGGTGATCAATACCCGCATGGGCGTGCCGCCCCAGTTCAACCTGCCGAAATTCAAGTAA
- a CDS encoding TRAP transporter substrate-binding protein: MQRRRLLSAATVGAAAATMAAPSFAQSQPVVRWRMPSSFPKALTTVFGGAQSIATLVSSMTDGKFTITPFGAGEVVPPLAVLDAVQNNTTECGHTAGFYYIGKEPALVFDTGVPFGMGPRQHDAWMNHGGGLELMGEIYNRFNVVQIPCGNTGAQMGGWFRKEIKTPEDFKGLRIRAAGFLGHVYAKLGATPQQIPASDIYPALEKGVIDAVEWVGPYDDEKLGLNKVAKYYYAPGVLERGASLCFIVNKTAWAGLPPGYQAVLKAACAQSATDMLAKYDALNIPALKRLIGGGAKLGYWSKPIMEAMQKASNAVMQEQSAANETFRKVHTQWKAFLDEQILWSSINDGAAEQFLTSSQRKRS, encoded by the coding sequence ATGCAACGACGCCGCCTTTTATCCGCCGCCACCGTCGGCGCCGCAGCCGCCACCATGGCGGCCCCCAGCTTTGCGCAATCGCAGCCTGTCGTGCGCTGGCGCATGCCCTCCAGCTTCCCCAAAGCGCTCACAACGGTGTTCGGCGGCGCGCAATCGATCGCCACGCTGGTGAGCAGCATGACCGACGGCAAGTTCACCATCACGCCTTTCGGCGCCGGCGAGGTGGTTCCGCCGCTGGCGGTGCTGGACGCCGTGCAGAACAACACCACGGAGTGCGGCCACACCGCCGGCTTTTATTACATCGGCAAAGAGCCCGCGCTGGTGTTCGACACCGGCGTGCCCTTTGGCATGGGTCCGCGCCAGCACGATGCGTGGATGAACCACGGCGGTGGCCTGGAGCTGATGGGTGAAATCTACAACCGGTTTAACGTGGTGCAAATACCTTGCGGCAATACCGGCGCACAAATGGGCGGCTGGTTTCGCAAGGAGATCAAGACGCCGGAAGACTTCAAGGGCCTGCGCATACGCGCTGCCGGCTTTCTGGGCCACGTCTACGCCAAGCTGGGGGCCACGCCGCAGCAGATTCCGGCATCCGACATCTACCCGGCGCTGGAAAAGGGCGTGATCGATGCGGTGGAGTGGGTGGGCCCATACGACGACGAGAAGCTGGGCCTGAACAAGGTCGCGAAGTACTACTACGCGCCGGGTGTACTGGAACGTGGCGCCTCGCTCTGTTTTATCGTCAATAAAACGGCCTGGGCGGGCCTGCCCCCGGGCTACCAGGCGGTGCTCAAGGCCGCCTGCGCGCAAAGCGCGACCGACATGCTGGCCAAGTACGACGCCCTGAATATCCCGGCGCTCAAACGACTGATCGGCGGCGGGGCCAAGCTCGGTTACTGGTCCAAGCCCATCATGGAAGCGATGCAAAAAGCCAGCAACGCGGTGATGCAGGAACAATCCGCCGCGAACGAGACTTTCCGCAAGGTGCACACCCAGTGGAAGGCCTTCCTGGACGAGCAGATCCTGTGGTCCTCCATTAACGACGGCGCAGCTGAGCAGTTTCTGACCAGCAGCCAGCGCAAGCGGAGTTAA
- a CDS encoding aldolase — MEDKSTTREAVDREIASKVQLDRRPLQERLILACRMLGAQGHWHGGLAGQISARGEEPGTYWTLKFGIGADEATQADLILVDDDLRALDGVSLPNPATRFHLWVYRERPDVKSIVHTHPPAVSALAMSGQPLCVAHMDSTPFYDNCAYLADWPGLPIADDEGVIIAGALGHRKALLLAHHGLLTAGASVEEAAVLALWLEQAAEAQLRAAALGSIRPVRAELAAESRDFLLKPEIIGLTFQYFARRVLRQDPACLDQP; from the coding sequence ATGGAAGACAAATCCACCACACGAGAAGCCGTCGACCGGGAAATCGCCAGCAAGGTGCAGCTGGATCGCCGCCCCCTGCAGGAGCGCCTGATCCTGGCCTGCCGCATGCTGGGTGCACAGGGCCACTGGCACGGTGGGCTGGCCGGGCAAATCAGCGCGCGCGGCGAAGAGCCAGGCACTTACTGGACGCTGAAGTTCGGCATAGGCGCGGACGAGGCGACACAGGCCGACCTGATCCTGGTCGACGATGACCTGCGGGCGCTGGACGGCGTATCGCTACCCAACCCGGCCACGCGATTTCACCTGTGGGTGTACCGCGAGCGGCCGGACGTGAAAAGCATCGTCCACACCCATCCGCCCGCGGTGTCGGCGCTGGCCATGAGCGGCCAGCCCCTGTGCGTCGCCCACATGGACAGCACGCCGTTTTATGACAACTGCGCCTACCTGGCGGACTGGCCGGGCCTGCCCATCGCCGACGATGAAGGCGTGATCATTGCCGGGGCGCTCGGCCACCGCAAGGCACTGCTGCTGGCCCACCACGGCCTGCTGACGGCCGGCGCGTCGGTCGAGGAGGCTGCCGTGCTGGCCCTGTGGCTGGAACAAGCCGCTGAAGCCCAGCTGCGCGCCGCGGCGCTGGGCAGCATCCGGCCGGTGCGCGCCGAGCTGGCCGCCGAGTCGCGCGACTTTTTGCTCAAACCCGAAATCATTGGCCTGACCTTCCAGTACTTTGCCCGGCGCGTGCTGCGGCAAGACCCGGCATGCCTTGATCAGCCCTAG
- a CDS encoding helix-turn-helix domain-containing protein codes for MNAKTIHPPALGDAKSPKPALLLGARVRAFRRAKGWTVDELAKAVGIDKAHVSRIENNLKTPSIATIARMGQALDVSMGHLLGETLDKSDIKVTRGESLGALVEATEPALHQFVPLLHGDKVGAFEAFIVFPGPDAGQTEAQHGGQEMLYILSGTVDVIFQSHSVRLSGGDCIHFPGYLEHRLCRVGRAKAKALLVLSDGQ; via the coding sequence ATGAACGCCAAAACCATTCACCCGCCCGCCCTGGGCGACGCCAAAAGCCCCAAGCCCGCGCTTTTGCTGGGCGCGCGCGTGCGGGCGTTTCGCCGCGCCAAAGGCTGGACGGTGGACGAACTGGCGAAGGCCGTAGGCATAGACAAGGCGCATGTCTCGCGCATCGAAAACAACCTGAAAACGCCGTCGATCGCCACCATCGCCAGGATGGGCCAGGCGCTGGATGTCTCCATGGGCCACCTGCTCGGCGAGACGCTGGACAAGTCGGATATCAAGGTGACGCGCGGCGAATCGCTGGGCGCGCTTGTCGAGGCGACGGAGCCGGCACTGCACCAGTTTGTGCCGCTGCTGCACGGCGACAAGGTCGGCGCCTTCGAGGCCTTCATCGTCTTCCCGGGCCCCGACGCCGGGCAAACCGAAGCGCAGCATGGCGGCCAGGAGATGCTTTACATCCTGTCCGGCACCGTCGACGTGATCTTCCAGAGCCATTCGGTGCGGCTGTCGGGCGGCGACTGCATTCACTTTCCGGGTTACCTCGAGCATCGCCTGTGCCGGGTCGGCAGGGCCAAGGCCAAGGCATTGCTGGTACTGTCGGACGGCCAATGA
- the mnmE gene encoding tRNA uridine-5-carboxymethylaminomethyl(34) synthesis GTPase MnmE, translating into MKDKHTDPVVAIATAPGRGAVGIVRVSGKSVAPVIAALCGRALQPRQATYLPFRDAHGGVIDQGLAIHFPAPHSYTGEDVLELQAHGGPVVLQLLLARCLEAMPQLRVAQPGEFTERAFLNDKIDLAQAEGIADLIDASTETAARSAARSMSGEFSLAVNTLLDQLIHLRMLVEATLDFPEEDIDFLQKADARGQLERLQATLAVVMQRATQGAILREGIKVVIAGQPNAGKSSLLNALAGAELAIVTPIAGTTRDKVSQLIQIEGVPLHVVDTAGLRDALDEVEKIGVERAWAEIESADAVLFLHDLTRQVSAGDEQAAINYIAADADIARALAQKLPQNTQIIDVWNKSDLAPAAALKAAPGGVFISAKTGAGLQALRQQLLQVVGWQAAPEGVFMARERHVRALRQVAGQLDKAHAQICAANPALDLLAEDLRQAQLHLSEITGAFTPDDLLGEIFSRFCIGK; encoded by the coding sequence CTGAAGGACAAGCACACCGATCCGGTGGTGGCGATTGCCACCGCGCCTGGGCGCGGCGCCGTCGGCATCGTGCGGGTGTCGGGCAAGAGCGTCGCCCCGGTGATCGCCGCGCTGTGCGGCCGTGCGCTACAGCCGCGCCAAGCCACTTACCTGCCTTTTCGTGATGCGCACGGCGGGGTTATCGACCAGGGACTGGCCATCCACTTTCCGGCGCCGCACTCTTACACCGGTGAAGACGTTCTGGAGCTGCAGGCGCACGGCGGGCCCGTCGTGTTGCAGCTGCTGCTGGCGCGCTGCCTGGAGGCCATGCCGCAATTGCGCGTTGCACAACCCGGCGAATTCACGGAACGCGCTTTCCTGAACGACAAGATCGACCTGGCGCAGGCCGAGGGCATTGCCGACCTGATCGACGCCAGCACGGAAACCGCGGCGCGTTCGGCCGCCCGTTCCATGTCCGGCGAGTTCTCGCTGGCGGTCAATACCCTGCTTGATCAATTGATCCACCTGCGCATGCTGGTGGAAGCCACGCTGGACTTCCCCGAGGAAGACATCGACTTTTTGCAAAAGGCCGACGCAAGGGGGCAGCTTGAGCGCCTTCAGGCAACGCTTGCCGTTGTGATGCAGCGCGCTACCCAGGGCGCCATATTGCGCGAAGGCATCAAGGTTGTCATCGCCGGGCAACCCAACGCGGGCAAGAGCTCGCTGCTGAACGCACTGGCCGGCGCCGAGCTCGCCATCGTCACGCCGATCGCCGGCACCACGCGCGACAAGGTGTCGCAGCTGATCCAGATCGAAGGCGTGCCGCTTCATGTGGTCGATACCGCCGGCCTGCGCGATGCGCTGGACGAGGTGGAAAAAATCGGCGTGGAGCGCGCGTGGGCCGAAATTGAAAGCGCCGATGCCGTGCTGTTTTTGCACGACCTGACGCGGCAGGTTTCGGCTGGTGATGAACAGGCTGCTATCAATTACATAGCGGCAGATGCAGACATAGCAAGGGCGCTGGCCCAAAAACTCCCACAAAACACCCAAATCATCGACGTCTGGAACAAGTCGGATCTGGCGCCTGCGGCTGCGTTGAAGGCCGCACCCGGCGGCGTGTTTATCTCTGCCAAGACCGGCGCCGGCTTGCAGGCGCTGCGTCAACAGTTGCTGCAGGTCGTCGGCTGGCAAGCCGCGCCTGAAGGCGTCTTCATGGCGCGCGAGCGCCACGTGCGCGCTTTGCGGCAGGTCGCCGGGCAACTCGACAAAGCCCATGCGCAGATTTGCGCCGCAAACCCGGCGCTCGACCTGCTGGCCGAAGACCTGCGCCAGGCGCAACTTCACCTCAGCGAGATCACCGGCGCCTTCACGCCGGACGACTTGCTGGGCGAAATTTTTTCCAGATTCTGTATTGGAAAGTAG
- a CDS encoding Crp/Fnr family transcriptional regulator, translated as MNAPLPAAIRFDIQGLAQAILHCHASDALRCQFNQPHWDILASYMQPFALNSGQVLMEQGALDRTLYFVESGTLSVHYEDEKARVRMALVGAGTVLGEGAFFSHMPRSATVHASTPCKLWCLTPMRFLELANRHSPIALELTMAMGSVMAKRLYNRPKRVAVT; from the coding sequence ATGAACGCTCCACTACCCGCCGCCATTCGTTTTGACATCCAGGGACTGGCCCAGGCCATCCTGCATTGCCATGCCAGCGATGCATTGCGTTGTCAATTCAACCAGCCGCACTGGGACATCCTGGCCAGCTATATGCAGCCGTTTGCCCTGAACAGCGGCCAGGTGCTGATGGAGCAAGGCGCGCTGGACCGCACCTTGTATTTCGTCGAAAGCGGAACACTCAGCGTTCACTACGAAGATGAAAAAGCACGCGTGCGGATGGCTTTGGTCGGCGCAGGAACGGTGCTTGGCGAAGGCGCGTTTTTCTCGCACATGCCGCGCAGCGCCACCGTGCATGCATCAACTCCCTGCAAGCTCTGGTGCCTCACGCCCATGCGTTTCCTGGAACTGGCGAATCGCCATAGCCCCATTGCCCTGGAGCTGACCATGGCCATGGGATCGGTGATGGCCAAGCGCCTTTACAACCGGCCCAAGCGCGTCGCCGTGACCTGA
- a CDS encoding adenine phosphoribosyltransferase has product MPDLHSLNHQTVSQYLKNHIRTVPDWPAPGVQFRDITPLLQNPKVFRVLIDAFVHRYMDPALRPDVVAGLDARGFILGAVVAYELNVGFVPIRKKGKLPFTTVQETYELEYGSATVELHTDAVKAGDKVLLIDDLIATGGTMMAGKKLLEKLGATVTEGAAIVDLPELGGSARLQEAGLPLFTLIDFAGH; this is encoded by the coding sequence ATGCCTGACCTGCACAGCCTCAACCACCAGACCGTCAGCCAGTACCTCAAGAACCACATCCGCACCGTGCCCGACTGGCCCGCGCCGGGCGTGCAGTTTCGCGACATCACGCCTTTGCTGCAAAACCCGAAGGTGTTCAGGGTGCTGATCGACGCCTTTGTGCACCGCTACATGGACCCGGCGCTGCGGCCCGATGTAGTTGCCGGGCTGGATGCGCGCGGGTTTATTCTGGGCGCCGTCGTGGCCTATGAACTCAATGTCGGTTTTGTGCCGATCCGCAAAAAAGGCAAGTTGCCGTTCACGACCGTGCAGGAAACCTACGAACTGGAGTACGGCAGCGCCACTGTGGAGCTGCATACCGACGCCGTGAAAGCAGGTGACAAGGTGCTGCTGATCGACGACCTGATTGCCACGGGCGGCACGATGATGGCGGGCAAGAAGCTGCTGGAAAAGCTGGGCGCGACCGTCACGGAAGGCGCGGCCATTGTGGATTTACCCGAGCTCGGCGGATCGGCCAGGCTGCAGGAGGCCGGCCTGCCGCTGTTCACACTGATTGATTTTGCCGGGCACTGA